The Quercus robur chromosome 7, dhQueRobu3.1, whole genome shotgun sequence genome has a segment encoding these proteins:
- the LOC126693133 gene encoding peroxidase 44-like: MQMNSAVSFLIFFFVLPLVSSDLQVGFYDSTCPQAESIVQQVVQIAFSKDPSITAAFLRMHFHDCFVRGCDSSILIDPTKNNSSEKVAGPNQTVRGYNVIDKAKKSLEAACPLTVSCADIITLATRDSVALAGGPNYTVPTGRRDGLVSNPDDVNLPGPGISVSGALSSFTDKGMDINEMVTLLGAHTVGFAHCFFFSDRLSPPDPSMDPTLFVKLNKTCAKKASATVFLDQSTAFTFDNQFYNQILLKKGILQIDQELALDNSTASIVSGFASNGIGFQDSFAKAMVKLGSIEVLVGNAGEIRKSCSAFNKKKKGVF, from the exons ATGCAAATGAATTCTGCAGTGTCAttcttaatctttttctttgttcttcctcTTGTATCATCTGACCTGCAGGTTGGTTTCTACGACTCTACCTGTCCCCAAGCAGAATCAATTGTCCAACAAGTGGTGCAAATTGCATTCTCTAAGGATCCATCCATAACGGCAGCCTTCCTACGCATGCATTTTCACGATTGTTTTGTTAGa GGTTGTGATTCATCTATACTAATAGACCCAACCAAAAACAATTCTTCGGAGAAAGTTGCTGGGCCAAACCAAACCGTAAGAGGATATAATGTTATTGATAAGGCGAAGAAAAGCCTAGAGGCTGCATGCCCTTTAACCGTTTCATGTGCAGATATTATCACTTTGGCAACTCGTGACAGTGTTGCTCTAGCTGGAGGGCCTAATTATACAGTGCCAACCGGAAGGCGTGACGGACTAGTGTCGAATCCAGATGATGTGAACTTGCCAGGACCAGGAATCTCTGTGTCTGGGGCATTGAGTTCTTTCACTGACAAAGGGATGGACATCAATGAAATGGTAACCCTTTTAGGTGCACACACTGTTGGGTTTGCACATTGCTTCTTCTTTAGCGATCGACTTTCCCCTCCTGACCCTTCAATGGATCCTACTTTGTTTGTCAAGCTCAATAAGACATGTGCCAAGAAAGCATCCGCTACTGTATTTTTGGACCAAAGTACCGCTTTTACATTTGACAACCAATTTTACAATCAAATACTTTTGAAGAAAGGTATTTTGCAAATTGATCAGGAACTTGCACTAGATAATTCAACCGCTAGTATTGTTTCTGGTTTTGCATCAAATGGGATTGGATTCCAAGACAGCTTTGCAAAAGCTATGGTAAAGTTGGGGAGCATTGAAGTTCTTGTTGGAAATGCTGGGGAAATTCGGAAGAGCTGCAGCgctttcaataaaaagaaaaaaggggtcTTTTGA